The region CGTGTCCTCCAGCAAACCGTTGCCGCGCGCATGGGTGACTAACACCCAAACACTCAAAACCAGTGGGATCACCAGCCAAGGCAGCCAACGCTTCATGCCGAACGGATTATCCCCTATGCTCCCGGGACGCAGAACTCCCAACCACGCCAAAGCGTTATCATGGTAAGGAACCATGTCAAGGAAGCTCGTGAAACTCAGCCTCACCGCCGCCGTCCTCATTGCCGGCACCGCGCTTGTTGCAGTGGCGCAAAACAAGACCGCGACGTTTGAAGGCAAAACAGCCCCGTCCTTTAAGCTCAAAATCACCGACGGAACCACCGCGACCAACGCCAGCTTGAAAGGGAAAGTAGTTCTCCTGGACTTCTGGGCAACATGGTGTGGCCCCTGCAAAAAAGCCAGCCCCACCATGCAAAACCTCCACAAAACCTATTCTTCCAAAGGGTTGAAGGTCATTGGCGTCAGCGTCATGGAAGAGGAAAAGGGCAAAGCGGGGGTCGTCAAGTACAAAACCGACCACAAATACACGTACCCGTTTGCCTACGAAGGCGACGACCTGGCCAAGTCTCTCAAAGTTTCGAGCATCCCCCAATTCGTCCTGATCGACAAGAAGGGCAAGATCGTCAAGACCTGGGAAGGCTACAGCGAATCCATCATGGGTGACATCACGGCCAAGGTCAAGGCCGAAATCGCCAAGTAACCCCCGATTGGCCACGCCCCGAACCAGATTTGCGTTTGGGGCGTCTTTGCCTATGCGCCTATGACAAGCCTAATCCTGAGCATTGCCGCGATAGCCGCCGACGACACCTGGCACGACGTCCGGGTTGGAAAGTCGGGCCTTGTCCTGAGCCTGCCGGTGGCGCCTGAAATCGCCACCACCCGCGAAGAGATCCATTTAACCGGCAAATACAAAAGCGTGGTGGTCTCGGTGGTGGCGGCCGAAAAATCCGCCGACCAAACCCAACCGCTATCTGCCGCCCATTCGGAAAAACAAAAGGCGCTCCGAGAACTCTATGGCCGGAAGATTACGGCCACGATGAATGAACAACCGGTAGAAGAAGCCGCCACGTTTGGTGCCGATGAATCGATCGGCTTCGTCGTCGAGGTCAACGACGGCCCGGGACGGGCGGTCGCCTGGCAAAGGGTTTTGGCCGATGGCTGGGAGTACGACATCAATGTGACGTGCGACCGCCGTGACCAACCGGTGTTGGAGCGGATCCTTGGCTCGGCCCGCTATGTCGACCCGGCAACCGGCGATTTCCGGATTACCGCCTTGGGCGCTACTGGCCTTCAAAGCTATCTTGGGATCGCTTTCCTGCCAAAAGAGAATGTTGCCCGCTCAGAAGCCACTAGCGTTGTCCTGGATTCGGGTCAGTTTCCGGCGATGGTTTTGGCGACCCTGTGGCAAAACCCCGAAGTCGATTACGAAAACGAAGCCCAACTGCGCAAAGCGATGACGAAGTGGCTGAGCGCCTTTGTGCAAGGGGCCGAAAGCCGGCTGGAATTCAAGGCGGAAAAGGGTGAAGGCGAAACGCATTTCGACATTTCGGGGACGGTTGTGATCCAGGGGATCGAGATCAAACTGCTCGGCGTCGCCTACGGCCACCGGGACGATGCCCAAGCCGTGATTGCCGTCATTGACCCGCGCCAAGAAGGAGCCGAAGCCTTTGCCCGCAAAATCCTGGCATCTGTTTCAAAACTGCCCGCCAAGGGCTAAACCGGCGTCGTCTGCTTTCTTTTGCCGGGCTTGGGCATCCGGCGGACGATTTCGGCAAAGTCGCTAGGGCAATCGAATGCGCGATAAACACTGCTGTAGCGGATGAAAGCGACGGCATCGATTTCGAAAAGCTCTTCCATGGCCCGTTCGCCGATTTCGCTAGAAGCCACCTCCAAATCCGACTGATCGAACAGATCCCGCTCGATGTTGGCCACGGCCTCCTCAAGCCGTTCGGCGCTGACCGGCCTTTTGCCGCAGGCGAGCAAGAGCGAGTTGAGGAGCTTGTCGCGGTCGAACAGTTGGCGGCCCCCGCCGCTCTTGATCACATAGAGCCTCGGCCGTTCCGGTTCTTCAAACGTTGTGAATCGCCGCCCGCAGGATTCGCATTCGCGCCGGCGGCGGATGGCTCCACCGTCTCGGGCCGGTCTGGAATCGAACACCTTTTGTTCGGCGTGGCCGCAATAGGGGCACTTCATGGGCGGATCACTGAGGATACAAGCCGACTTATGGACGGGATCCGGCTTGCCCACATAGTTTTCCACAGGCCTTTGGGAGAAAACCGGGGATGTTTTCCCCATTGTTAACGGGCTTTAGAAATTTTTCCGGGCGGGCCAAATTGTAATAGGGATCCACATCGGGCAACTTTCGATCATTTGCATTGGCGCACTATTCTCGAAACCGAAGCACCATTGATGCGCCCCCGGCTCAGTTCCTGCTTGTGAGCGCAGCCAAAAGGCCAAGAAGGGCCCCTGCGGCAACCGGCACCGCCGGTTGGTGGCAACTGATTCATCCGGAATTGCCGGCTTTCATCAACAGGTGGTATCCAAACCCACAGGCCGCCCCGATCGCGACCATCGCTGTCGCTTTTAAAAGGTGAGTCCCCATTTCTGTCACTTATCCATTAATGCGGCAATGCCAGGCAAAGTTCTCCCTTCCAAAAACTCAAGAGAAGCACCGCCTCCGGTTGAGACATGCGTGACCTTGTCGGCAAGGCCAAATTTTTCGATGGCCGCTGCAGAATCGCCGCCTCCGACGATAGAGGTGCCGTGGCACTCGGTCAGCCCCATGGCGACCTGTTTCGTCCCATTGGCAAAAGCATCGAACTCGAAAACGCCCATGGGACCGTTCCACAAAACCGTCTTGGCATTCGCGGCGATCTGCCGGAATGTTTGGGCGGATTCCGGGCCGATGTCCAAACCCATCTGGTCGGCCGGTATGGCATTGCTGGCCACAACCGTCGGCTGGGCATCGGGAGCAAAGGCGGGGGCCGCCACCGTGTCCGCTGGGAGCACGATCTTTGGGTTCTCCATCAATCCTCGACAATAGTCGAGCGAATCTTCATCAAGCAAGGATTTCCCGATTTCATCGCCTCGGGCTTTGAAAAAGGTGAAGGCCATTCCGCCGCCGATGACCAATTGGTCGACCTTTGGCAAAAGGGAGTCGATCACCTGGATCTTGTCTTTGACCTTGGCGCCTCCCATGATGGCACCGACCGGCCGTTGAGGGTTTTCCACGGCATTCCCCAAAAAGTCGATCTCCTTTTCGATTAAGAACCCGGCCACGGCAGGGAGGAGATGGGCAACCCCTTCGGTCGAAGCATGGGCCCGGTGGGCCGTGCCGAAGGCGTCATTGACAAAAACCTCCGCCAATGAGGCGAGTTTTTGGGCAAACACGGGGTCGTTGTCCTCTTCCTCCGCGTAAAACCGGACGTTTTCCAGCAGGACGGCATGCCCCGGCTGCAAATGGGCACTTGCCTCCTCGGCATCCGGCCCGATGCAATCCGCTGCGAGCGGCACTTGTTGGCCCAAGAGTTCGCTGAGCCGCTTGGCCACCGGCCCCAGCGTAAACTCCATGTCGCGCTTCCCTTTTGGCCGGCCGAGGTGAGAACAGAGCAAAACCGCCGCGCCCTGATCCAAACAGTAGCGGATGGTGGGGAGACTCGCCGTGATTCGGATGTCATCGGTGATTTGGCCGTTTTCCATTGGGACATTAAAATCGCACCGCATCAGCACTTTTTTGCCATTCAAATCAATGTCGCGGACGGTTTTCTTGCTCAGGGCCATGCCGGCATTTTACAGGTCAGGGGTTCAGGGTCGGGCCGTCTTGCGATTCTTGGCAGGATTTTCGAACCATTGGGGGTGGAACCGCATTCCTGGATGGCAAGGAAGTTTTTCCTTTCCTTAAACCCTCAAGGCCCTCGCTTGTCGGGGGCCTGCATTTTTGTTGGAGCATTGGCCGACAGGCACCAATCAAAAGGGGAACTCATGACACCGTGGTGCAACTTGCCACTTCGGGTGGCAAGGATGCAAACATCTGGCCCATGCCCATGATGGCTGGCTCTGCCGGCGTCCCCTTCACCAGTTCAATTGCCCAGGTATCATGGCTCTCCCCGAGGCGACGTACCCAAGTGGTTAAGGGGAGGGACTGCAAATCCTTTACGCACCGGTTCGAATCCGGTCGTCGCCTCCACTTTTTATTCTTCTGGGGTGTGGAAAACCCAAGCCCCGTTCCCCGCTCTCCATTCGTCTTGAACGCTCAGACCGATGAGCGCCATCGCCCATGTGCCGTACCAACCAACCCAGCGTCAGCTGTCGGCGGCATTCGGCGTCATCGAGCCCCCGCCGATCCAAATCGACACCGCCGCCTTCCAAGGCCCGTTGGCGACATTGTTCGTGATGGTCCGGGATCATAAGGTCGATCTCCTTGGCGTTCCGCTGGGCCCAGTGTGCGAGGCCTACCTCCGCTACCTTCTGGAAGGGGCGGCCGACTGCTTGGAATCCCATGCGGTTGCCGTGAGTGCCCTTTGCTGGCTATTGGAGCGCAAAGCCTGGATGCTCCTCCCCGTTGAGGCCGCAGAAGAAGAGCCCGAAAGCCACGATTCGTTCGAGCTGATAGAGCCTTACGTCCAAGAATTCCTGCCCGCCATCGATTCCTTGATGGGCAAAAAAGGCGAACGGGAGCATCTGTTCTTCCGCACCGGCGACCAATCTTCGTTATACGAACTGCCGTTTGAGACCTCGGCCGTCACTACACTTGACTTGGCCAAAGCGCTGGAGGCCGTGCTTGCCCGCGCCAAACCGGACACGGTGGAACGGCTCGACAAACCTCGGCGCAGCATCAGCGAGCAGATGGTTTTGGTTTTGCGCGAATTGCGGGACATCCCCTTGCCCTTAGAGGATCTGATTCCGGGCGAATTCACCCGCTCCGAGGTAGTCTGGTGGTTCTTGGCCTTGCTGGAATTGATCCGGCTCGGCCAGGCGTCCGTGACCATGCAAGACTGCACCGTCCGATTCAGCCGGTTCCAGCCGCCCAAGGAGCGTGGATGAGGCTGGCCCAAGCGTTGGAAGCCCTCCTTTTCGTTGCCGATAGCCCCGCCACTCCCGAAGAACTCGCCCGCGCACTGGGAGTTCCGATCTTTGAAGTCGAAGAGGCGCTCGAAAAGCTCGGCGGACGGCTCCACCACACCTCGGCCCTCCAATTGGTGCGCATCGCCGGCGGATACCAGCTTTGCACCAAACCCGAATTCGCCGAACCGGTGGCCCGGTTCACCCAACCCCAAGGGAGCAAGCTCTCCCGTTCGCTGATGGAGGTTCTTGCCGTTGTCGCCTACAAGCAACCGGTCACGCTCGCAGAATTGGAGCAAGTCCGTGGGGTGGATAGCGGTTACGGGATTCGCCAACTTGTGGACCGCCGCCTGGTCTGCGAAATTGGCCGCCGCTCAACCCCCGGGCGGCCCGCCGAATATGGGACGACCCAGCAATTCCTCCACGCCTTCAATTTGCAATCGCTTGAGGATTTGCCGGTCGTCAATTTCGAATCCCCGATGCTCCCCCAAGCCGTCGGCACCGCCGAGCCGCCCGACCAGCCGTCGCTGCTTGAAGCCGAGGACGGCCAGCCCAGCCTGGCATGACGCCCTTTGTCCTGTTGTGTGCCATCCGGCATGTCTGCACCGAAGTGGGGCAACCGGCCGGCCCAACTGTCACGGCCGATGCGGCGATCGTGGTGCACGCCGACACCGGACGCATCCTATGGGGCCGCAACATCCACCGTAAGACTTATCCGGCAAGCACGACCAAGATCTTGACCACGCTGATCCTGCTCGAAAACTCCAATCCGGACGACCGGATCACCGCCCCCCAAGACACCAAGAAGATCCCCGAGTCGTCCCTCCATCTTGTCCCGGGGGAATCGATCTCCGCCAAAGATGCGGCCTACGCGTTGATGCTCCGCAGCGCCAACGATGTTGCGCACGCGGTCGCCGTCCATTTCGACGGGTCTGACGCGGGGTTTGCGCGCCGCATGGACGCCTACGCAATCAAGATCGGGATGCGGGATTCCCATTTTGAAAACCCCAACGGTTTGCCATCTCCCTGGCACAAAACAACCGCCTATGACCTTGCGGTCTTGGGAATCCATGCCCGAAAAAACAACCAATTGGTGGAAATTTCCCGCACTCAAACCTACAGCGTGACCAGGGATCCGTTGCAGAAAGACACGTTGTTGGTCAACCGGAATAAGCTCCTGAAAGAAGATCCAAACAATTGGGGGTTCAAAACGGGATTCACCAACGATGCCGGGAGGTGTTTTGTCGGGTATGTCAAGTCGCCGGTCGGTGATTTGGTCACGGTCATCTTGGGAAGCGTGGATTGGGCCGGAGACCAGACCGCCCTGTCCCGGTGGGCGGCTGGGACATTCAAACTCATTCCGGATATCGCCGAGGCTCACCCGGTCAGCATCCGGGCCCAGAACCAAAGCGGCGACATCCCCCTCAGCCTGGCGCCCGCCAAACCGGTGGCTGCCATTCTCAGCCAAAACGACATGGATAAGATGAAGGTCGAATTGCCAGTCTTGAAGGCTCCCATCAAAAAGGGTGAGCCGGTCGGGATGGTCGCCTATTCCCTGCCGGATGGGACGGTGTACAAGGTGCCCGTGGTCGCCGCCAATGCCGTAGAAGCCCAGTTTGCCCCCGCAGATGCTTTGCGGAATCCGGCGGCTTGGGTGTTTCTTGCGGCTGCCGGCGGAGCCTACTGGTACCGCCGCCGGGCTTACGACCGGCTAAACTCCTGAGCCTATGGCCGGCGGCGAACCAGAAACCGATGGCGCAATGCGCCTCCACCGTTACCTGGCCCAATGCGGCGTGGCAAGCCGGCGCAAAGCCGAGGAGATCATCGCTCAGGGGAGGGTTGCGGTCAACGGCGAAATCGTGGTCCAACAGGGATCCAAGGTTAACCTCGGAGATGTTGTCGAAGTAGACGGGGCCCGAGTTGCCCCTCCGGAACCCAGGCTTTACCTGCTAAACAAGCCTTTGGGGGTTGTGACGACCATGGATGACGAACGCGGACGCACCGCCATCGCCGACCTTTTGCCCCCCAGCGCTCAGGGCGTTAAGCCCGTCGGGCGATTGGACATGAACACCGACGGGCTCATTTTCCTAACCAATGACGGCGACCTGGCCCACCGTCTCTCTCACCCCAGATTCGGGATCGAAAAAGAATACGTCGCCACGGTGCAAGGCATGCCAACCGACAAAACTTTGCAAAGGCTCAGCCGGGGCATCACCATCGACGGCGAAAAAACCGCACCGAGCCGTTGGGAGTTCATCAGCCAGGTGAAGAACGAGAATCAGGCCCGGTTGCGCATCATCTTGCACGAAGGGCGTAACCGCCAAATCCGGAAAATGGCGGATGCGGTCGGTCATCCGGTCATCGCCCTCCGCAGGGTGAGAATCGGCAGCTACAGCGTCAAGGGGATGTCACAAGGGGAACTCCGGCTGATCGGCAAAAAAGACTACGACGCCCTCCGCAAAAAGCTCGGCCTTCCCCCGATGGGTTAAACCCAAATGGGTCCCAATTCGTCGCCCAATCCGTAAGGTTTGGCTTGCCCGAGCAGGTACCTCTCGGCAACCCAGGCGCAAAGGCATGCGTCGACGAAATCTTTATATCCTTCCCGCTTTGCGATACCCCCTTCCAACAATTTCAGGGGAAGGATGAAATCACAATCCCCCAATTGCCGGCTGACGGCAGTCGGAAATGTTTCGATGACTTTCACTTGGGGGATAAGTGTCGCGATCGACTCCCAGAGGATTTCCCCATTGACCATCCATTCAGGCGGGACGTTTTCCGGCCGCCTTGTCCATTGCATCCGGAATCCCAATCCGCTAAGTGCCCTCTCGGCTTCCCGAGATTTCGGTCCGACGATCTCCGCTTGGGGCGGGCAATCGATGGCGATGCACGCAAGAGAATCGAACTCCAACAGAAGCCGGGCGGCTTGCCCCGGGTCGTGCACGTTGCCCAGATGGATGACCTGACGGCTCGCCGTATCCAGTATCGCGATATGGAATCCCCGCCTTTTTCCAGCGACGTCTATTCCGGCGACGACTTGATTCATCCAGTCAGCTTTTTGAACAGCCCCTCGCCAAACCACACTTTTTTGCGCTCCATTTGAAAATGCCCGGCTTTGAGCAGCGGGTCGGCCGCATTAAGTTTGTCGATTTTCTCATCGCTGTCCGTCAGGAAAAGATAGAACCCGCGCCCTCGCTCGTTTTTGTCGGCGGCTGGTCCAACCAATCCGGCATCGCCGTTCCTCATCAAATCCAAATTGTGGTTGATATGCCCGGCCATGGCCTTGTTGAACTCGTCCCCCTTCATCTCACCATAATGGGGGCCTTCTTTCACCCAGGCCAGGGTGCCCCGAATCATCTTGGTTTTGCCCTCCACCCATTCATAGGTGAATAGCCCCTTCGGAGCCATCCACGAGTACAGCTCGAGCTTCAACAACCCATTTTTGACGAAGGGGTCGGATTCGAATTCTGCGGCGACTTTGTCTTTTGGGAGCTGCAATATGACGATCCCCCGGTCGTCACCGCCGTCGTCGAACGGCCCGGCGCAAGGCGACTTGCGTTCATTAAAGAGCCGGCCTAAGTTGGCGATATGCCCTTTTTGCATCTCCTCCAACGCTTCTTCGGTGATGCCCTGGGGCCGGGTTCCCCGCTTGAAGATCAGCAGGGTCACCGTCTCCATCGGCGGGAGCTTGACGTCTTGGGCGGCCATTGTGATTCCTAGGATTGCGGCGAGCATTGTGGTTCCTCAGTTTACTTGTCGCACCAAGTTCGGCGTTCCCGACAAAGTCCGTTGCAATTTCCCCAGGAGCGATAGATTTGACCAGCGAACCGTTCGTTTGCTGCTTTGAAACGGTTTGAAGCGCCGGTTCCCCGGTCAGTTTCACCCGCAGAGACACAAAGCAGATTGCCCCCTCCCCAAGTTTGGGGAGGGTTGGGGAAGGGTTACCGCTTTCTTAACAAGGGCGGGACTCTGAGAAGGGCACTGGTTTCACCAGCGGCACCCCCGCACTCAGCTCCAAATCAAATCCGTGCGCAAGACAATCGTCTGATCGCGATCCGGCCCGACGCTGAGAATCGCCGCCGGCGTTCCGGTGTACTCCTCAATGAACCGGACGTATGCCTGCACATGGGCGGGTAAGGCATCCCACGACTTCACCTCACGGATGTCTTCATCCCAACCAGCCAAAGTTTGGTACTGCGGCTGAACCGCCGACCATTCGCCGATTGAGCCCGGCACGTAGTCGATCGGCCCCGCGCCCAAGTCGTAAGC is a window of Armatimonadota bacterium DNA encoding:
- the nrdR gene encoding transcriptional repressor NrdR codes for the protein MKCPYCGHAEQKVFDSRPARDGGAIRRRRECESCGRRFTTFEEPERPRLYVIKSGGGRQLFDRDKLLNSLLLACGKRPVSAERLEEAVANIERDLFDQSDLEVASSEIGERAMEELFEIDAVAFIRYSSVYRAFDCPSDFAEIVRRMPKPGKRKQTTPV
- a CDS encoding redoxin family protein; its protein translation is MSRKLVKLSLTAAVLIAGTALVAVAQNKTATFEGKTAPSFKLKITDGTTATNASLKGKVVLLDFWATWCGPCKKASPTMQNLHKTYSSKGLKVIGVSVMEEEKGKAGVVKYKTDHKYTYPFAYEGDDLAKSLKVSSIPQFVLIDKKGKIVKTWEGYSESIMGDITAKVKAEIAK
- a CDS encoding phosphoglycerate kinase, which translates into the protein MSKKTVRDIDLNGKKVLMRCDFNVPMENGQITDDIRITASLPTIRYCLDQGAAVLLCSHLGRPKGKRDMEFTLGPVAKRLSELLGQQVPLAADCIGPDAEEASAHLQPGHAVLLENVRFYAEEEDNDPVFAQKLASLAEVFVNDAFGTAHRAHASTEGVAHLLPAVAGFLIEKEIDFLGNAVENPQRPVGAIMGGAKVKDKIQVIDSLLPKVDQLVIGGGMAFTFFKARGDEIGKSLLDEDSLDYCRGLMENPKIVLPADTVAAPAFAPDAQPTVVASNAIPADQMGLDIGPESAQTFRQIAANAKTVLWNGPMGVFEFDAFANGTKQVAMGLTECHGTSIVGGGDSAAAIEKFGLADKVTHVSTGGGASLEFLEGRTLPGIAALMDK
- a CDS encoding DUF429 domain-containing protein; its protein translation is MNQVVAGIDVAGKRRGFHIAILDTASRQVIHLGNVHDPGQAARLLLEFDSLACIAIDCPPQAEIVGPKSREAERALSGLGFRMQWTRRPENVPPEWMVNGEILWESIATLIPQVKVIETFPTAVSRQLGDCDFILPLKLLEGGIAKREGYKDFVDACLCAWVAERYLLGQAKPYGLGDELGPIWV
- a CDS encoding D-alanyl-D-alanine carboxypeptidase; the encoded protein is MTPFVLLCAIRHVCTEVGQPAGPTVTADAAIVVHADTGRILWGRNIHRKTYPASTTKILTTLILLENSNPDDRITAPQDTKKIPESSLHLVPGESISAKDAAYALMLRSANDVAHAVAVHFDGSDAGFARRMDAYAIKIGMRDSHFENPNGLPSPWHKTTAYDLAVLGIHARKNNQLVEISRTQTYSVTRDPLQKDTLLVNRNKLLKEDPNNWGFKTGFTNDAGRCFVGYVKSPVGDLVTVILGSVDWAGDQTALSRWAAGTFKLIPDIAEAHPVSIRAQNQSGDIPLSLAPAKPVAAILSQNDMDKMKVELPVLKAPIKKGEPVGMVAYSLPDGTVYKVPVVAANAVEAQFAPADALRNPAAWVFLAAAGGAYWYRRRAYDRLNS
- a CDS encoding rRNA pseudouridine synthase gives rise to the protein MAGGEPETDGAMRLHRYLAQCGVASRRKAEEIIAQGRVAVNGEIVVQQGSKVNLGDVVEVDGARVAPPEPRLYLLNKPLGVVTTMDDERGRTAIADLLPPSAQGVKPVGRLDMNTDGLIFLTNDGDLAHRLSHPRFGIEKEYVATVQGMPTDKTLQRLSRGITIDGEKTAPSRWEFISQVKNENQARLRIILHEGRNRQIRKMADAVGHPVIALRRVRIGSYSVKGMSQGELRLIGKKDYDALRKKLGLPPMG
- the scpB gene encoding SMC-Scp complex subunit ScpB, producing the protein MRLAQALEALLFVADSPATPEELARALGVPIFEVEEALEKLGGRLHHTSALQLVRIAGGYQLCTKPEFAEPVARFTQPQGSKLSRSLMEVLAVVAYKQPVTLAELEQVRGVDSGYGIRQLVDRRLVCEIGRRSTPGRPAEYGTTQQFLHAFNLQSLEDLPVVNFESPMLPQAVGTAEPPDQPSLLEAEDGQPSLA